Proteins co-encoded in one Brassica rapa cultivar Chiifu-401-42 chromosome A02, CAAS_Brap_v3.01, whole genome shotgun sequence genomic window:
- the LOC108870433 gene encoding uncharacterized protein LOC108870433: MKAPDSFRNPELWCNFHRDHGHKTEDCIALRIKVNDLLQKGHLREFLSEKAKAHLSKETAGRSKGAAPTSPPRQDRVINVISGGSEVSGVSHAAAKKSTRNTKHGLETTQPKCLLVGTDEISFTAKEQEKILAPHHDALVISLTVASCLVKRVLVDNGSSNNIIFQMAYQDLGLEESALTRKITPLIGFRGEVKQTAGEAILPVYAEGVNMSTKFLVVDCQSAYNMILGRPWIHDMESVPSTLHQMVKFLTPCCIRVIRGDQENSRSYYQTTPKGKTKDPRLLPYRCRMETLSQAGNLRACSLQWMNVTTRFVEVLRIFITRRQWFPNTKGRSMKRVSTTVSTPKKETEPCRRRRNPPEKTLVP; the protein is encoded by the exons ATGAAAGCACCTGACTCGTTCCGGAACCCGGAACTCTGGTGCAACTTCCACCGCGATCATGGTCATAAAACCGAAGACTGCATCGCCCTAAGGATCAAGGTCAATGATCTACTCCAAAAGGGGCATCTTCGAGAATTCCTCTCAGAGAAAGCCAAGGCCCACCTCAGCAAAGAAACAGCAGGAAGATCCAAAGGAGCTGCACCAACCTCGCCACCTCGCCAAGATCGGGTGATCAATGTCATATCCGGAGGCTCGGAAGTAAGCGGAGTGAGCCACGCTGCCGCAAAGAAAAGCACCCGAAACACCAAGCATGGTCTGGAAACGACCCAACCGAAGTGCCTACTTGTAGGCACCGACGAGATAAGCTTCACAGCTAAGGAGCAAGAGAAAATCCTAGCTCCCCACCATGATGCTCTAGTTATCTCTCTCACCGTAGCAAGCTGCTTGGTAAAAAGAGTACTAGTAGATAACGGAAGCTCCAACAACATTATCTTCCAGATGGCATACCAAGATCTAGGGCTGGAGGAAAGCGCCCTAACGCGAAAGATAACCCCACTCATCGGATTCAGAGGTGAGGTCAAGCAAACCGCCGGAGAGGCTATCCTCCCAGTATACGCTGAAGGGGTCAACATGTCTACCAAATTCCTGGTCGTAGATTGTCAATCAGCATATAACATGATTTTGGGACGACCCTGGATTCACGACATGGAATCAGTCCCTTCAACCCTTCATCAGATGGTGAAGTTCCTTACTCCCTGTTGCATCAGAGTAATCAGGGGGGACCAGGAGAACTCTCGATCATACTACCAGACCACCCCGAAGGGGAAAACCAAG GACCCTCGCCTCCTACCTTACAGATGCAGGATGGAGACACTTAGCCAGGCAGGAAACCTCCGAGCCTGCTCGCTCCAGTGGATGAATGTGACTACACGTTTCGTAGAAGTGCTGAGGATCTTCATCACCAGGAGACAGTGGTTCCCGAACACTAAAGGCCGGAGCATGAAACGAGTCTCGACCACAGTCTCTACCCCCAAGAAAGAGACAGAACCCTGCAGAAGAAGGAGGAACCCTCCAGAAAAGACGCTTGTCCCCTAA